The proteins below come from a single Natranaerofaba carboxydovora genomic window:
- the katG gene encoding catalase/peroxidase HPI, whose translation MSEESKCPVTGRTKKNPTVVGGSSIRDWWPHLLNLNLLHQNSELSDPMDKDFNYAEEFKKLDLEAVKKDLYDLMTDSQDWWPADYGHYGGLIIRMAWHSAGTYRQADGRGGSGAGNLRFPPLSSWPDNANLDKARRLLWPIKQKYGKKISWADLMILAGNCALESMGLKTFGFAGGREDTWEPEEDVYWGPESEWLGDERRTSDGKLEGPLAAVQMGLIYVNPEGPGGEPDAVASGRNIREAFANMGMNTEETVALIAGGHTFGKCHGAADDSYLGPEPEAASIEEQGLGWKNSYGSGKGRDTITSGIEGAWTPTPTKWDNSYFDTLFKYDWNLVKSPAGAYQWVPTDPEAKEKVPDAEDPSIRHAPMMTTADLALRMDPILKPIAKRFHENPKEFEDAFARAWFKLTHRDMGPRSRYLGPEVPEEELIWQDPVPEVDHELIDEKDIQDLKDKIMASDLSISQLVKTAWASASTFRGSDKRGGANGARIRLEPQKDWEVNEPNQLNSVLKTLEKIQKEFNDAQSGQKKVSLADLIVLGGCGAIEQAAKKAGHKVSVPFTPGRTDASQEQTDVESFKVLEPTADGFRNYLKTEPSITPEEFLIDRAQLLTLTAPEMTVLIGGMRVLNANYKESQHGVFTKNKETLTNDFFVNLLDNNTTWKAKSEDKDLFEGRDYTTGELKWTGTRVDLIFGSNAQLRAIAEIYACDDSQDKFISDFISAWNKVMNADRFDLA comes from the coding sequence ATGAGTGAAGAAAGCAAATGCCCAGTAACGGGTAGAACTAAAAAAAATCCCACTGTAGTAGGTGGCTCTTCTATTAGAGATTGGTGGCCTCATCTGTTGAACCTAAATTTGCTCCATCAGAACTCAGAATTAAGTGATCCTATGGATAAAGACTTCAACTATGCTGAAGAATTTAAAAAGCTTGATTTAGAGGCCGTAAAAAAGGATCTATATGATCTGATGACTGATTCTCAGGATTGGTGGCCTGCCGATTACGGTCACTACGGGGGCCTTATCATCAGGATGGCCTGGCACAGTGCAGGTACTTACCGCCAAGCTGACGGACGCGGAGGTTCAGGGGCTGGGAACCTACGTTTTCCACCTTTAAGCAGCTGGCCAGACAATGCTAACTTAGATAAGGCACGCCGTCTACTATGGCCAATTAAGCAAAAATATGGCAAAAAAATCTCCTGGGCTGACCTTATGATCCTTGCTGGCAACTGCGCTCTAGAATCGATGGGATTAAAGACCTTTGGTTTTGCTGGCGGACGCGAAGATACGTGGGAACCAGAAGAAGATGTCTACTGGGGACCAGAGAGCGAGTGGCTCGGAGATGAGCGTCGTACCAGTGATGGCAAGCTAGAAGGTCCCCTAGCTGCTGTACAGATGGGGCTTATATATGTAAATCCAGAAGGACCCGGTGGTGAGCCCGATGCTGTCGCTTCAGGGCGTAATATTCGAGAAGCCTTCGCCAACATGGGTATGAACACTGAAGAGACGGTTGCACTAATTGCCGGTGGTCATACATTCGGAAAATGTCACGGTGCCGCCGACGATTCATATTTGGGTCCTGAACCTGAGGCAGCAAGTATTGAAGAGCAAGGCCTTGGCTGGAAAAATAGTTACGGCAGCGGCAAAGGCCGTGATACAATCACCAGTGGCATTGAAGGTGCCTGGACACCAACTCCTACAAAATGGGATAACAGCTATTTTGACACCCTATTTAAATATGACTGGAATCTTGTTAAGAGTCCTGCCGGTGCCTACCAGTGGGTCCCTACAGATCCAGAAGCCAAAGAAAAGGTGCCGGATGCCGAAGATCCATCCATAAGGCACGCACCGATGATGACAACAGCAGATCTAGCTTTAAGGATGGATCCCATCCTTAAGCCAATTGCAAAGAGATTCCATGAGAATCCAAAAGAATTTGAGGACGCCTTTGCCCGTGCATGGTTCAAATTGACCCACCGTGACATGGGGCCACGTTCTCGCTATCTTGGACCGGAGGTACCTGAAGAAGAACTGATATGGCAAGACCCTGTACCAGAAGTAGATCATGAATTGATTGACGAAAAAGATATCCAGGACCTTAAGGATAAAATCATGGCTTCTGATTTGTCAATCTCCCAGTTAGTTAAGACTGCTTGGGCTTCAGCATCTACTTTTAGAGGTTCTGACAAACGCGGAGGGGCAAACGGTGCACGCATACGTCTTGAACCACAGAAGGATTGGGAAGTCAATGAACCAAATCAGTTAAATTCTGTGCTTAAAACACTTGAAAAAATCCAAAAAGAGTTCAACGATGCACAGTCAGGCCAAAAGAAAGTGTCGCTTGCTGACTTGATTGTCTTAGGTGGATGTGGGGCTATAGAGCAAGCTGCTAAGAAGGCCGGTCACAAAGTGTCCGTTCCTTTTACACCTGGACGCACGGATGCATCACAGGAACAGACCGACGTGGAGTCATTCAAAGTATTAGAACCTACTGCAGATGGTTTTCGTAACTACCTCAAAACCGAGCCTTCTATTACACCAGAGGAATTTCTAATAGATCGGGCACAACTTTTAACATTGACCGCCCCTGAAATGACGGTTTTAATCGGCGGCATGCGCGTCTTAAACGCTAACTACAAAGAATCACAGCACGGTGTATTCACAAAGAATAAAGAAACACTCACTAATGACTTCTTCGTGAACCTTCTAGATAATAACACAACATGGAAAGCAAAATCTGAAGACAAAGACTTGTTCGAGGGTCGTGACTACACAACAGGCGAGCTCAAATGGACCGGTACCCGTGTAGACCTCATTTTTGGATCAAACGCCCAACTTCGGGCCATCGCAGAAATTTATGCATGTGATGACTCACAGGATAAGTTCATAAGTGACTTCATATCTGCCTGGAACAAGGTAATGAACGCAGACCGTTTCGACCTTGCATAG
- a CDS encoding hybrid sensor histidine kinase/response regulator, with amino-acid sequence MGWKKNRLEKIKEIIILTQFFAITLISISLIHYLNPSDFKEAVMLHRTFIPFFILLLIFGITYFKETFLNKSEDRIYKYSFLLNIFLLIIVTFVVNIIGQDRTLIKALYILPLLTMSITHGLYPGLVFASLTSINIIFFHSEFLGIQTFLDFNFDINVIFVGILFLIAWLAGRFTNLENKIRNDLINSNYALKESERKYDLLLNGTSDITILCKVENNLKLKIVKANNYFIDAVKSTCENTTGKFLHEILSERTFDIWNDKIYQALKKRKEIRFEDYYFDNHFDTKIIPTIDDKGKCTHVIITASNITYKKEIEKYRLKMEKMESIGLLAAGISHDFNNLLMVSMGNISLVKQKLNLAKEHDENVIDLLENAEKGLEKSKNLTSQLLTFTKGGTPIKNATSIKSVIEEACFFALTGSNVNCQLNIPKNIPAVEADEGQIYQVFNNIIINADQAMPEGGTVNVSAEKIIIDEEKTSFPLESGEYVKISIEDKGIGIPQKYIDKIFDPYFSTKNQGSGLGLATCHSIILKHGGYITVDSEVGIGSTFTIYLKAAKTEEVEKPNTKTIAEEKDKFKEKGRVLIMDDEEMIREVLYQTLETIGYEVACAKDGNEAVGLVENSKESFDIAMLDLTIPGGKGGKETIKELKELDPNIKAFVMSGYIEDKIIANLKDYGFEGVITKPFTVEKIKEVLKAQQ; translated from the coding sequence ATGGGATGGAAAAAAAATCGACTTGAAAAAATAAAAGAAATTATTATTTTGACTCAGTTTTTTGCTATTACTCTCATTTCAATTTCGCTAATTCATTACTTGAATCCAAGTGATTTTAAAGAAGCTGTTATGCTTCATAGAACTTTTATACCTTTTTTTATTTTATTACTTATATTTGGAATAACATATTTTAAAGAAACTTTTTTAAATAAAAGTGAAGATAGAATCTACAAATATAGTTTTTTGTTAAATATTTTTTTGTTAATAATAGTCACTTTTGTTGTAAATATAATAGGTCAGGATAGAACTTTAATAAAAGCCCTATATATACTTCCTTTGCTTACAATGTCCATAACTCACGGGCTTTATCCTGGCCTTGTTTTTGCAAGTTTGACAAGTATAAACATTATTTTTTTTCATTCTGAGTTTTTAGGTATACAAACCTTCCTTGATTTTAATTTTGATATTAATGTTATTTTTGTAGGAATTTTGTTCTTAATTGCCTGGTTAGCAGGTCGCTTCACCAATCTCGAAAACAAAATCAGGAATGATTTGATAAATTCAAATTATGCATTAAAGGAAAGCGAGAGAAAATATGATCTCCTTTTAAATGGCACATCAGATATAACCATACTCTGCAAAGTTGAAAATAATTTAAAGCTCAAAATTGTCAAAGCAAATAACTACTTCATTGATGCTGTGAAATCAACTTGTGAAAACACAACCGGAAAATTTCTTCATGAAATTCTCTCCGAGAGAACATTTGACATTTGGAATGATAAAATATATCAAGCTTTGAAAAAAAGAAAAGAAATCCGTTTTGAGGATTATTATTTTGACAATCATTTTGATACCAAAATAATACCTACCATAGATGATAAAGGAAAATGTACACATGTTATTATAACTGCTTCTAATATAACCTACAAAAAAGAAATAGAAAAATACAGACTAAAGATGGAGAAAATGGAGTCAATCGGTCTCCTTGCAGCAGGTATTTCCCATGATTTTAATAATCTCCTCATGGTCTCCATGGGAAATATCTCTTTAGTCAAGCAAAAACTTAATCTAGCAAAAGAACATGATGAAAACGTTATAGACCTATTAGAAAACGCAGAAAAGGGGCTTGAAAAATCAAAAAATCTTACAAGTCAATTGCTAACCTTCACAAAAGGTGGAACTCCCATCAAAAATGCAACTTCTATTAAATCGGTAATTGAGGAGGCCTGTTTCTTTGCTTTAACAGGTTCTAACGTTAACTGTCAACTAAATATTCCTAAAAACATCCCCGCTGTTGAAGCCGATGAGGGACAGATTTATCAAGTTTTTAATAATATCATAATTAATGCTGATCAGGCTATGCCTGAAGGCGGCACCGTGAATGTTTCTGCAGAGAAGATTATTATTGATGAAGAAAAAACTTCCTTCCCATTAGAAAGTGGAGAATATGTCAAAATTTCAATAGAAGATAAGGGGATAGGCATCCCACAAAAATATATTGACAAAATTTTTGACCCTTATTTTTCTACCAAAAACCAGGGTAGTGGACTTGGGCTTGCTACATGCCATTCTATAATACTTAAACACGGTGGATATATAACAGTAGATTCTGAAGTAGGTATTGGATCTACTTTTACAATCTATCTTAAAGCAGCAAAAACCGAGGAGGTAGAAAAACCAAATACTAAAACAATAGCCGAGGAAAAAGATAAGTTTAAAGAAAAAGGCAGAGTACTTATTATGGATGATGAGGAGATGATTAGAGAAGTATTATATCAAACCCTTGAAACTATTGGCTATGAAGTAGCTTGTGCTAAAGATGGTAATGAAGCAGTTGGGTTAGTTGAGAATTCAAAAGAATCCTTTGACATAGCCATGTTAGATTTAACAATCCCCGGTGGTAAAGGTGGAAAAGAAACTATTAAAGAACTAAAAGAACTTGATCCAAATATTAAAGCATTTGTTATGAGCGGTTATATCGAAGATAAAATTATTGCTAATCTTAAAGATTACGGTTTTGAAGGCGTAATAACTAAACCTTTTACTGTTGAGAAAATAAAAGAAGTGCTTAAAGCTCAACAATGA
- a CDS encoding cobalamin B12-binding domain-containing protein encodes MKDIKIELREKLKSLPDISYAAAADYEKNKEAIVAEVNEIMNSQDDVNQLTGNNPINLMEENHQNHAEFMTNLFKMNKLELLLTVVPWVYRTYHNQGFNFEYFLRTFKAWKEAVNKYLEPENTYSILEIYQWYEESHEKMIELARLDEKPPIEISPNWKKTNQDFYLALMEGDHKKCMDIGDKAVNSPEDLQNFYLQVVQPSMYNIGFRWEKGEISAAHEHLATAIVSRVMANLYPKFILIEHTKEKAVITASPNEYHELGARMIADLLEVEGWDVDYLGANVPGEELIELLLEEPPFLLGISVAMPFNIDKTSELIQKIKTNEKLKDIKVMVGGKIFAEHTELWKATGADGYATNGKEAIALAAKWWEDWR; translated from the coding sequence ATGAAAGACATAAAAATAGAACTAAGAGAAAAACTTAAAAGTTTACCAGATATTTCATATGCTGCAGCCGCAGATTATGAAAAAAATAAAGAGGCAATTGTAGCAGAAGTAAATGAAATTATGAATAGTCAAGATGATGTCAATCAACTCACTGGTAATAATCCTATTAATTTGATGGAAGAAAATCATCAAAACCACGCCGAATTTATGACTAACTTATTCAAAATGAATAAGTTAGAGCTATTATTAACTGTAGTTCCATGGGTCTATCGTACTTACCATAATCAAGGATTTAATTTTGAGTATTTTCTCCGGACTTTTAAAGCTTGGAAAGAAGCAGTAAATAAATATTTGGAGCCTGAAAATACCTACTCTATTTTAGAGATCTATCAGTGGTATGAAGAAAGCCATGAGAAAATGATAGAACTTGCTAGGTTGGATGAAAAGCCTCCCATTGAGATATCTCCTAATTGGAAAAAGACAAATCAAGACTTTTATTTAGCCCTTATGGAAGGAGATCATAAAAAGTGTATGGACATAGGTGATAAAGCTGTAAATTCCCCTGAAGACTTACAAAACTTTTATCTCCAGGTAGTACAACCCAGCATGTACAACATCGGCTTCAGATGGGAAAAGGGAGAGATATCAGCTGCCCACGAGCATTTGGCTACTGCCATTGTTTCTAGAGTTATGGCAAATCTATACCCTAAATTTATACTCATTGAGCACACAAAGGAAAAAGCAGTGATTACAGCTAGCCCTAATGAATACCACGAACTTGGAGCCAGAATGATAGCAGACCTTTTAGAAGTAGAAGGATGGGATGTAGATTATTTAGGTGCTAATGTCCCCGGCGAGGAATTAATTGAACTACTACTTGAAGAACCTCCTTTCCTACTAGGAATTTCTGTAGCTATGCCCTTTAATATCGATAAAACATCAGAATTAATACAAAAAATCAAAACCAATGAAAAATTAAAGGACATCAAAGTCATGGTAGGAGGAAAAATCTTTGCAGAACATACTGAACTTTGGAAAGCAACAGGTGCCGACGGTTATGCAACAAATGGCAAAGAAGCCATCGCTCTAGCAGCAAAATGGTGGGAAGATTGGAGGTAA